The Rufibacter sp. DG15C region GTTTGGCGCAGTTGGCCCGTGCCATTGGCATCCATTTGGTGGTCGCTACGCAGCGTCCGTCGGTAAATGTGATCACGGGTATCATCAAAGCGAACTTTCCTGCCCGAATTTCCTTTAAGGTAACATCCAAGATAGACTCGCGCACCATTCTGGACACTGGCGGGGCCGATCAATTGATTGGCCAAGGTGACATGCTGTTCTCCCTGGGCTCAGACCTAATCCGGGTGCAGTGCGCGTTCGTAGATACGCCCGAGGTGGACAGAATCTGTGACTTCATTGGCGAACAGCAAGGCTATTCAGACGCGTATTTGTTGCCAGAATTTGTGGGCGATGAGAGCGGCAATGACAAAGCCGAGTTTGACCCGAGCAACAAGGACGCCATGTTTGAGGAGGCCGCCCGTATTGTGGTGACGCACCAGCAGGGTAGTACTTCTTTGTTGCAGCGCAGATTGAAGTTGGGCTATAACCGCGCAGGCCGTTTAATTGACCAATTGGAAGCTGCCGGCGTGGTGGGTCCGTTTGAGGGAAGCAAGGCCCGCGAAGTTTTAATTCCAGACGAATACAGTTTGGAACAGTTATTGAATACATTGGATCGTAACTAAAACAGTAGATCCACTTTTTACTAAATACACTCTTATGAAACGATTCTTTTCTTTCTTGATCGCTCTGATGACGGTAGCCCAGTTTGCCAGCGCGCAGAAAGACCCGAAAGCTGAGCAGATTTTGGATGCCATGAGCAAGAAGTATCAAGCCATGAAAGCCTTCAAAGCCACTTTTTCCCAAACATTAGAAAGTCAAAACGCCAAGGTGAAGGAAACCATCAACGGAGACATCACCGTGTCTGGCAATAAATTCCGTCTGGCTGTGGCCGGACAGGAGATCATCAACAACGGCACTACCATCTGGACCTTCATGAAGAAGGAGAACGAAGTAAACATCTCTGACAATGACCCAGATGAGCAGGAATTAACGCCCAACCAGATTTATACGCTCTACAAAAAAGGCTATAAGTACAACTACAGCGGTGAGCAGAAATTAGGCGGCGAGACCGTGCACGTAATTGACATGACCCCAGAAGACAAAACCAACCAAGTGTTCAAGGTGCGCATGTTCATCAGCAAGAAAGACAACTCCATCAAGTCTTGGCAGATGTTCCGCAAAAACGGAAACCGCTATGTGTACACGATCAAGAAGTTTTCGCCTAACCCAGTGTTGCCAGCCAACCATTTCGCCTTTGACAAGGCCAAATACAAAGGTGTGAAAGTAGTAGATCTTCGTTAAGAGGCATACATGAATCACACACTCAAAAGGCTCCCGCGGAAACGCAGGAGCCTTTTTCGTTTTCGGGCTATTTCCCAGAAACCAGCCCAAAAACGGACAAAACTGTCCAGAAATACAAATAACATAAGCAAGAAAGATAGGGGAGCCCGTGCTGATCTGGTCAAGCCATACGGCAGTTACAAACTGCCCTCCATCATGGGTCCAAGTCGCAGACTTGAACCATGGCCACGTGCCAGCAGATCAAGCAAACCGTGCGCAGCACGCGGGCTTCTGCAACGACAGGAACGGCCTTCGCCTACAGACAGGGTAGTTACTTATAAGCGCCAGCAGAACTGGAACCCAAACCAGTCTTGGTCCTGAGCGCCTCTGTTGTTTCGTTGCCCGGCAGGGCGGGGCCCCACAGGCCCAGAGTACAACAGCAGTGCGAAGGGCCAGGACGAGGCCCCGCGGCCGTGACCGCTTACCGGAGTAAATGAAACAAGGTTGTAAATGCGCACCGGAAGGGAAGTCATACTCAGGAACAGCCAAATGCGTGCACTTAAGGAGCCAAACAAATTCTAGATGAGAAGCAACTTTGGTTGTTAGTGAGAACCACAAAGAGTAAGCGTGAAATTGGCATTCCGCTACTGACAAACCCATGCAAACAATCCACCATCGTTTTTCCCCTATTTTCAACAAAACAAGCCAAAAACAGTTTAGATTTGTGAACCGCAACCTGATCACCATCCCATGACCAGACAACAGCTTTTTGAGCAAATCCAGCGCAAGCGTTCCTACCTCTGCATAGGCCTGGACACTGACCTGAAGAAAATCCCGAAGCACCTGCTGCAGCACGAAGACCCCATCTTTGAGTTCAACCGCCAGATCATTGAAGCCACCTCTGACCTGTGCGTAGCCTATAAACCCAACGTGGCGTTTTATGAGGCGCATGGCCCCAAGGGCTGGGTGAGCCTGCAGAAGACTCTGGAGGCCATCCCAGAAGACGTGTTCTCCATAGCCGATGCCAAGCGCGGCGACATTGGCAATACCTCTGAGCTGTACGCCCGGGCGTTTTTCGAGCAGATGGACTTTGACTCTATCACGGTGGCCCCGTACATGGGCGCCGACTCGGTGCAGCCGTTCCTACAGTTCCCCAACAAATGGGCGATTCTGCTGGCGCTCACCTCCAATGAAGGCAGCAAGGATTTTCAGTTCTCCAGTGTAGTGGCCCAAGGGGAGCAGCATTTCCTGTTTGAGAAAGTCTTGATCAGAAGCCAGGAGTGGGGCACGCCCGAAAACCTGATGTACGTGGTGGGCGCTACGCGCTGTGACTACATTGAGCGCGTCCGGGAGATTGCTCCTTACCATTTCTTGTTGGTGCCCGGCGTAGGCGCCCAGGGCGGAAGCTTGGAGGAGATATCCAAGTACGGGATGAACAGCCACTGCGGTCTGCTGGTGAATTCCTCCCGCCAGATTATTTATGCGTCCCAAGGCGAAGACTTCGCGGAGAAAGCCCGGGTGGCCGCGCTGGCCGTGCAGCATGAAATGAACAAGTATTTGACAGAGTACTTGCCGCAATAGCCGTTTTTGGCCTGTTTTCCAGAAAAGAGGCCAAAAACGACAGGTTCAGCCTTTCACGTTCTGTTGCCGTATGAGCAAGGGAAATGTGAAAGGCTGTTCCCGTTTTATGAAAGAGGATTTTTTGCACTACGTCTGGCAACATCAATACTTCAACAAAGAACAGCTGCTCACCACCACCGGCGAAGAGATAACTATCCTGCACCCCGGCTTTTACAACCGCTCAGATGCGGGCCCCGATTTCTCTTCTGCCAGAATAAAGTTAGACGAAACGGAATGGGTGGGCAGCGTAGAGATTCACCTTTCCTCCTCAGACTGGCGCCGGCACCATCACCAACGCGACGCCAAATACAACCAGGTGGTCTTGCATGTGGTCTGGCAAGAGGATGAAGTTGCTTTACGCGAAGAAGGGACGCCAATGCCCACGCTGGAACTGCAAGGCCGGGTCCAGCTGCCTTTGCAAGCCCAGTACCAGGAGCTCCTTTGGAGCGAGGCCGTCATTCCCTGCGCCCCGCAGACCCACCTGGTAGACGGCATTTACAAATCCTCTATGCTGGACAAGACCCTGCTGGAGAGGCTGCAACTCAAGGCTGAACTGGTCTTGGAGCGCATGGAGCAGAGCAGGCAAAATTGGGAGAGCACCGTGTACCAGACCATGGCGGCGGGCTTTGGGTTTAAGATGAACCAGGACGGTTTCCTGTTTCTTACGCAGGTGCTGCCTTGGGGTATGGTGCAACGGTATCAGAAAAAGCCGGCCCAACTGGAGGCCTTGGTGTTTGGGCAGGCGGGCTTGCTTTCCCACATCACTGCGCCAGATGAATATGCGTTGCAACTGGCCAAAGAACACCACTTCCTAAGCCACAAGCATGCCTTAGAGGAGCCCTTGACGGCCAAGGCCTGGAACATGCTCAGGCTGCGGCCGGCTAATTTCCCGGGCATCCGGTTGGGGCAGTTCTTGGCGGTGCTGCTGGCGCACGAGCACCTTTGGTCCACCTTGGTGGCGTGTAGTACTATAAAAGAGTTCAAGGAGTTCTTCCAGCAAGAGCCACCCGCGTATTGGCAACAGCATTACGCACCGGGCAAGAAGTGCAAACAGACATTTGCCAGAATAGGTGAGGAGAGTATCCAGAATTTGCTCATTAATGTAGTGGCGCCGTTGTTTATTGCCTACAGCCGAAGGACGGGTGACTATTTCTACCAAGGCAAAGCCATCGCCCTGCTGGAGCAAATCCCCAAAGAAAACAACAAGATTACTAGGTTGTATACTGGTCTAGGCTTTGCAAACAAATCCGCCGCCGACTCTCAGGCCTTGATTGGGTTGTACCAAAGGTATTGCCAACCCAAGAAATGTTTAAATTGCGTGGTCGGGCACCGCCTGATGAAGCAACACCTAACTCGCCCCTGAATGCTTTCATCCTGGCTTCATCTGCCACCGCTTTTTTTTCTAGTGTTTCTGTTGTGGCGCTTACACCAGGGAAAGGCGCACGGTTTGCTTTTTTGGGCTGGGCTGGCGGTAAAGGTAGTGGCTGGGCTGGCGCTGGGGTATGTATACAAAGAAATACTAGGCGGCGGAGACACCTGGTCCTACCATCGGGTGGCGCTCAAGGTGCTACAAGAAACCACCCAACTTCCTTTAGACTATGTCCGGTTTTGGTTGGAAAATCAAACGGGCGAGGCCTTGGTGGCTTTTAGAGCGGACTCCAATTCCTTCTTCTTTATCAAGTTGTTGAGCTTTCTGTATCTGCTCACGGATGCTTCCTACTGGTGGAGCAGTGCCTATCTGTCTCTGTTCAGCTTTTGGGGCTGCTGGTATTTGTTTCTAAGAATTGAAGAACGATTCCCAGATTATAGGATTCCTGCCTTTGTTGCCTTCCTGTTCTTTCCTTCCATTGTGTTCTGGACCAGCGGCGTGAGTAAGGATAGCCTGGTGATGGGCGCCATGTGCTTTTTGTTTGGCTTTACTGTACGGTTGCTCTATGCCCAAGGCGTCAAGGAAAAACTGTACTACGGAGTACTGTTTGCACTAGCATCCTGGCTGTTCTGGAAGGTGAAGTTCTTCTTAGCAGTCCCGGCTATCGTGTTTCTGCTGGCTTATCTTTTGGTAGAATTTTTGGCGAAGCGATTTGGAGTGCTCAGCTCTTTGTCTAGAAAGGCCATGCTTTGGCTGGGAATGATGGTGCTGGGAGCAGTTAGTGCTTACTTTTTGCAATCTGATTTTACGCCAGACGACTTGGGTTTTCACGTTATGCTGAACTACAATAAAATTTCAGCGAAGACCTCCTCAGAGCTTCCGCAGATTGTATTCCCCAATCTAAATGCTTCATTCACTTCCATACTTTGGCATGCGCCGCAGGCGGTGGGGCAGATGTTGGTGCGGCCTTTTATCTGGGAACCGGCGCCTTTGTTCTATAAACTGATTGCGATAGAGAATCTGGTCATTTTATTCATAATTCTAACGGCCCTGGTAGAGATCATTAAAAACACAAAGGTTAAACCACCCCCTGCCTTCTGGTTAGTGTTGCTGTGTTTCTTCTTGGCTGGCGCAGTTTTGGTTGCTTTGCCCACGCCCAACCTGGGGTCCTTGAACCGGTACCGCGCGCCATTGTTGGCAATTTTCCTGACCATTGCGCTAGCGCAGGGACCTTGGTTACGCTGGTGGCACCGCCTGACTAAAGGCGGCAAAAGCGCTTAATTTTTCTTTGCGTATTTTTGCATAAATATTTCAATTTGAGACCATGCAGAATCCCGTTATAATATTAGGTGCCCAGGAGTTGGGTATTGCCGCGCTAGATACTTTCCAGAGTAACGATGTGGTGGTGTATTGC contains the following coding sequences:
- a CDS encoding DUF2851 family protein, which codes for MKEDFLHYVWQHQYFNKEQLLTTTGEEITILHPGFYNRSDAGPDFSSARIKLDETEWVGSVEIHLSSSDWRRHHHQRDAKYNQVVLHVVWQEDEVALREEGTPMPTLELQGRVQLPLQAQYQELLWSEAVIPCAPQTHLVDGIYKSSMLDKTLLERLQLKAELVLERMEQSRQNWESTVYQTMAAGFGFKMNQDGFLFLTQVLPWGMVQRYQKKPAQLEALVFGQAGLLSHITAPDEYALQLAKEHHFLSHKHALEEPLTAKAWNMLRLRPANFPGIRLGQFLAVLLAHEHLWSTLVACSTIKEFKEFFQQEPPAYWQQHYAPGKKCKQTFARIGEESIQNLLINVVAPLFIAYSRRTGDYFYQGKAIALLEQIPKENNKITRLYTGLGFANKSAADSQALIGLYQRYCQPKKCLNCVVGHRLMKQHLTRP
- the pyrF gene encoding orotidine-5'-phosphate decarboxylase; translation: MTRQQLFEQIQRKRSYLCIGLDTDLKKIPKHLLQHEDPIFEFNRQIIEATSDLCVAYKPNVAFYEAHGPKGWVSLQKTLEAIPEDVFSIADAKRGDIGNTSELYARAFFEQMDFDSITVAPYMGADSVQPFLQFPNKWAILLALTSNEGSKDFQFSSVVAQGEQHFLFEKVLIRSQEWGTPENLMYVVGATRCDYIERVREIAPYHFLLVPGVGAQGGSLEEISKYGMNSHCGLLVNSSRQIIYASQGEDFAEKARVAALAVQHEMNKYLTEYLPQ
- a CDS encoding outer membrane lipoprotein carrier protein LolA, giving the protein MKRFFSFLIALMTVAQFASAQKDPKAEQILDAMSKKYQAMKAFKATFSQTLESQNAKVKETINGDITVSGNKFRLAVAGQEIINNGTTIWTFMKKENEVNISDNDPDEQELTPNQIYTLYKKGYKYNYSGEQKLGGETVHVIDMTPEDKTNQVFKVRMFISKKDNSIKSWQMFRKNGNRYVYTIKKFSPNPVLPANHFAFDKAKYKGVKVVDLR